TGATCGGCTATTATATCAGTCCTTTGTTTGGCTCGACGGGCATTGAACACCAGTACAATGCCTATTTGAACGGCACAGTAGGCATTACCGGCCTCAATAATACCTTGAACGGCACATTACACCGGCCTCCTATCGGCGATGACATTTACCTTACCATTGATGATCGCATCCAGCGCGCGGCCAATGACTTCTTTGATAAGTACGCCGCCACACCAGATGGTCAGTTTGTATTTCCCTCTGATCGTGGTTCCATCGTTGTTATGGACCCTCACACGGGCGAAGTACTGGCGATGGTGAGCCGGCCCGGATTCGATCCTAATAAAGTTGCTTCTCTCGCCCTGGTCAACCCTGATCAACCCCAGAGCGCCTCGAATCCGACGTACATTGACTCGCTTATCAAGCTCGATCAGAGGCATGACAAGGAAGACCCATTGCCAGAGCGTCCCCTTGACTACCGCTATGTGCCCGGCTCGACCTATAAAACCATGACACTCGTGGCGGGACTTGATTCTGGCAACTGGCAGTTGAATAATCAGTTCGGCAAGCAGAACGCGCTAGGTCCGGTGGTGATAGGTCCGCCAAATGGTACAACAACTGCCAGCTGCACAAATTGCGCCAGCCCCGTGCAATATGGGCAGCAGAGCTGTATTGTGCTTCCTCCCAAGAACTGTGGAGATGGGCAGGAGACATTTGGCATTAACGGTGTTGGAAATAACATCCAGACCTTCACCTTCCATTTCCCGGTGGATGTCGAGTATGGCTTTTCGCATTCGGATAATATCATCTATGCTCAGATAGGCGCGCAAATAGGCGCGGCCACCTGGCTCAAATATAACCAGGCCTTTTATGTTGGCCAGTCGCCGCCTTTTGATCTACCGGTAACGCCAAGTTCGGTTTTGCCTGCGGGCGCGACTACGCTCAGTGTTTCCCGGCTTGCCGAGAACGCCTTCGGGCAGGGTGTGGATCTCGTCACGCCATTCCAGATGTCGCTATTGGATAACGCCGTAGCGAATAATGGCGATTTGATGCGACCCTGGCTGGTGATGAAAGTTACTGACCCAACAAATTCTGCTGTCGTGCAATCATTTGGCCCGCAGGACCTGGGTTCCAAGATGAAGGCAAGCACAGCAACGCAGGTGCGCCAGGCGATGTTGGGCGTGGTGCGTTGCGGTTCGGGGCGGTTCGGCGATCCCCCTTCTCCTCTCAACCCTGAAATGTGGACCTCGCCTTACGCCATTATCGCCAAGACCGGCACAGGCGAAGTTGGCGGGGGGCTGGGAGCCGAAAGCTGGGTAATCAGCCAGGCGCCATACCAGAATCCAAAGCTGACAATTGTCTCCATGAAGGAAAATGCCGGTGAAGGTGGCCTGGTGAATGGGCCAATTATTAAGCAGTTGTACAATTACATCTTTCAGAATATTCCCCAGTACAAGTTAGCGCCCGTGGAGTCAACTGATCCCGGCCAATTGCAGGCTCAGGATAACCAGTATTGCGCGCAAACAGGACTGCTGCAATGAGAGATGTTGTACAACCGGATTATAGGTCGTTCTCGGCTACCGTCGCGTCAGGCCTTTCTTCTTTATTGCTGTTCTCTTGCTGTATGATCGTCCAACAACTGTCACAGTAGCCCGCCGCTACCAGGTCGAGCGTTAAGTTATGGAAGTGGTATTGGTCTTGCAATTGTTCGTTGAGATTGCCGAGCAGGGTATCGTCCAGGTGGAGCATTGAACGGCAGCGGCGGCAGACCAGGTGATGGT
This window of the Ktedonobacteraceae bacterium genome carries:
- a CDS encoding penicillin-binding transpeptidase domain-containing protein, with protein sequence MYIGRSIRRLTYLFIILFVLLSVGLVYWQVWAAPAVTANTYSTFTRHCLGDSAPKRGRILDRNGVVLAYSIPSTNPALCGYQRVYTDPSLAGLIGYYISPLFGSTGIEHQYNAYLNGTVGITGLNNTLNGTLHRPPIGDDIYLTIDDRIQRAANDFFDKYAATPDGQFVFPSDRGSIVVMDPHTGEVLAMVSRPGFDPNKVASLALVNPDQPQSASNPTYIDSLIKLDQRHDKEDPLPERPLDYRYVPGSTYKTMTLVAGLDSGNWQLNNQFGKQNALGPVVIGPPNGTTTASCTNCASPVQYGQQSCIVLPPKNCGDGQETFGINGVGNNIQTFTFHFPVDVEYGFSHSDNIIYAQIGAQIGAATWLKYNQAFYVGQSPPFDLPVTPSSVLPAGATTLSVSRLAENAFGQGVDLVTPFQMSLLDNAVANNGDLMRPWLVMKVTDPTNSAVVQSFGPQDLGSKMKASTATQVRQAMLGVVRCGSGRFGDPPSPLNPEMWTSPYAIIAKTGTGEVGGGLGAESWVISQAPYQNPKLTIVSMKENAGEGGLVNGPIIKQLYNYIFQNIPQYKLAPVESTDPGQLQAQDNQYCAQTGLLQ